A segment of the Bdellovibrionota bacterium genome:
CCCAATCGATGTCCTAAAGATGGAGCGGGTCTTCGACAACCTGCTCAGCAACGCCGTCAAATTCACCGACCGGCGAAAAGACCCTGAGCGGCGCGCCAACCCGGCAAATCTCATTCAAATTCGACTTCGAACGGATGAGGCACGTTTCTATATTGAAGTCAGCGACAGCGGAATGGGCGTTCCCCCGGAAGAACGGGGGCAAATTTTCGATCGTTACTTTCAATCTTCTCGAACGTCTCTGCGCGAGCATGGCGGTTCCGGGATCGGCCTTTCATTCGCCAAGGAGATGGTCGAGCTTCACAACGGCAAGATCTGGGTGGAGGAAGCGGACATCGGAGGTTCTAAATTCGTTGTCGCGCTGCCGTTGTCGCAGGATGTGGAATCGCTTTCCCAATACCGCCCGGAACCCGAAGCGGAGCGCAAAGAGGATCTTCGAGGCTCTTTGGATGTTGCGTATCCGCCCGAAGCGCCGACGACGGAAGATCCGGAACGGCCGACGATTCTTGTGGCTGAAGACAATCCGGAAATCGCTCAGATCATCGCGAAAGCGTTGGCGGATGAATTTAACGTCCACTTCGCTCAGAACGGCAGACGCGCGTTGGAACTACTCAATGCGAGAGCCTTTGACGGCCTATTGACCGATCTCGTGATGCCGGAGATGCGGGGGGACGAGCTGATCCGCGCCGTTCGAGAAGAACCGCGTCGTAAGGCGTTGCCGGTCATTGTGTTGAGTTCGCATGGCGAAGAGGAGACGGTGGTGTCGCTCTTGCGGAGTGGAGCGAACGACTACGTCACAAAACCGTTCCACCGGGATGTTCTGTTGGCACGTCTTCGCGCGCAGATCAGTTCCTATCGGACCACGCGTTGGGCTTCGAAGGTGGACAAACTACGTGAGCTGGGGCAACTGTCGGCCGGGATTGCGCATCAAGCGAAGAACCGGATGGGCAAGATGGGAAACAACCTTGATCTCTATCGGAACGTGGCGTTCGAAGCCGCGGGCGATCTTCAGAAACATGATCCAACCGGTGGAACCGAACTCCTGGAGAAATTGAAACGGATTCATGAAATCGTCCGGCGAGGATATGACGAAACCGATTCTTTGATTCAATCCATGGATCGTTATTCCAGCGGGTCGAAAAATCGAATGCAATTTAAGTTAGCCGAATGCGTGAAGACCGCGCTC
Coding sequences within it:
- a CDS encoding ATP-binding protein, which produces PIDVLKMERVFDNLLSNAVKFTDRRKDPERRANPANLIQIRLRTDEARFYIEVSDSGMGVPPEERGQIFDRYFQSSRTSLREHGGSGIGLSFAKEMVELHNGKIWVEEADIGGSKFVVALPLSQDVESLSQYRPEPEAERKEDLRGSLDVAYPPEAPTTEDPERPTILVAEDNPEIAQIIAKALADEFNVHFAQNGRRALELLNARAFDGLLTDLVMPEMRGDELIRAVREEPRRKALPVIVLSSHGEEETVVSLLRSGANDYVTKPFHRDVLLARLRAQISSYRTTRWASKVDKLRELGQLSAGIAHQAKNRMGKMGNNLDLYRNVAFEAAGDLQKHDPTGGTELLEKLKRIHEIVRRGYDETDSLIQSMDRYSSGSKNRMQFKLAECVKTALELHSDRIKGKGATVELNRLEDLAFEGYNEIVEALVNIIGNAVDALPEDGSGQLKIDANDMGNQIAIRIRDNGVGIASEVLPRIFDPFFTTKDPGKGTGLGLYLVRDYIELKLGGRIQIVSEGIGKGSTVTLLIPKVAPNIAVDEPLMHKIEV